CAAACAAGATTGATTGTTTCTTATTTGGAGTCAAGACGTCTTTTGAAAGCGTCACGATGGCTGCCGTATCTGGCGGCGCCACAGGGAGCGACCGCGGTGAACCTGTCGAAGACACGCGTCGTGATCGTCGGAGCCGGCCAGGCTGGAGGCCGCGCAGCCGAGGCCTTGCGTGCAGCCGGCCATAGCGGACCGATCACCCTGGTCGGCGAAGAAGCCCACCTTCCCTATGAGCGGCCGCAGCTCTCCAAGGCGATCCTGCTCGACGGCGAACCCAATCCGGCGTTCATCCGCAGCTCCGGCGACTGGGCCGGGCTTGGCGTGACCCTGTCGACGTCTTCCCGTGTCGTCGCCGCCGATATCGACCGACGCGAGATCGGGCTGAAAGACGGTCGCACGTTTGCATTCGACCAGTTGCTGCTGGCGACGGGCACGCGCCCTCGCCGAATGGCCGAACTGGAAGGCACCGCGCTGCCCGTCAGCTATCTCCGCTGCATGGACGATGCGCTGGCGCTGCGAAGCGCGTTGCAGCCGGGCAGGAAGGTCGTTCTGGTCGGCGGCGGCGTCATCGGTTTCGAAGTGGCATCCGCGGCGGTTGCGCGCGGCTGCGATGTTGTCGTTCTCGAGAAGGCCGAAGCCGTATTGCCCCAGATCGGCTCGCCGTCGCTTAGCCGGTATGCGCAAGCGCTTCATGCCGCCAAGGGCGTGAAAATCATGTGTGGCATCACCATCAAGCGGGCGGCAGCAACCGGCATTGAACTTGACGACGGAACCGTCGTTCCTGCCGACATGGCGCTTGTCGGCATCGGCGTCGAAGCATCGGTCGACCTCGCGCAACAGCTTGGACTCGAAACCCGCCATGGCATCAAGGTCAGCACGTCAGGCGCGACCGCCATCGATGGCGTCCATGCGGCCGGCGACGTCGCCGAACAGTGGAGTCGGTGTCACGACCGCTGGATGCGGCTCGAAAACTGGGCGAACGCACAAAATCAGGCGATCGCGACTGCGAAGAACATCGCTGGCGAAGCGACGATCTATGACGCACCGCCCTGGTTTTGGTCCGACCAGTATGGCGCCAACATCCAGATCGTAGGCCATCCCGGCGGCGGCGATGAAATCGTCAGGGGCGACGTCGCCAATGGACGCTTCACGACGCTCAGTATCCGCGACGGCGAGGTCGTTGGCGGAATAGCCGTCAATTCCGCGCGCGACATGTCGGTTCTGCGCCGTCTCGTCGCATCGCGAAGGACAGTCCGCAGAACCCACCTCGAAAACCCGCAATTCGAACTGAAGCGCTCGCTTGCCTCATAGAACTCACTTGCCTCACAGAAAGGAAATGCCATGAACGCCGATAATGCTCAACCGGCCCTGCTCGTGGATCCGGCGCAACGCGTCTTCAAGGTGGCGCGCCGCAACTTCGTCGATCATGAAATCTTCGAGGCCGAGAAGGAGAGAATCTTCGACCGCTGCTGGCTTTATCTCGGTCATTCCTCAGAGCTGCCGAAGCCTGGAGATTTCATCAGCCGTTCGGTGGCGGGCCGCAGCATTCTCTTTACCCGGGACGCCAAGGGGCAGCTTCGGGCGTTGTTGAACACCTGCCCGCATCGCGGCGCGCAGGTTTGCCGCGAGCGCAAGGGCAACGCCAAATCGTTCCAGTGCTTCTATCACGGCTGGGTGTTCGGAGCCGACGGCAAGCTGCGCAGCCAGCCCGGTGAAGAGTCTTATCCCGACGGGTTCAAGGCCCGCGATACCTCGAACATGCAGGCCGTGCCCCGCTACGAAAGCTATCGGGATTTCAATTTCGTCTCGTTCGATCCGAACATTGTCTCGCTCGAACAATATCTCGGTAACGCAAAGGAGTATCTCGACGTCATCTGCGATCAGACCGACGCCGGCATGTCGATCGTGGCCGGCAGCCAGGAATATTCGATCCGCGCCAACTGGAAGCTGCTGACCGAGAACAGCATCGACGGCTACCATGCGATGACCACGCATGCGAGCTACTTCGACATCCTGATGAACACCACCGATAATATGAGCGCAGGCACCGGCGGTGGTTTCGGTTACGATCTCGGCGGCGGGCATGCGGTTCTGGAATATGGCGCACCGTGGGGTCGGCCGGTCGCGCAGTGGATCCCGGGCTGGGGCGAAGCCGGCAAAACCGAAATCGCCCGGCAGTACGACAAGCTGGTCGGGCTATACGGCAAGGACCGGGCCGACCGGATCGCGCTGAAGAACCGCAACCTGTTCATCTTCCCGAACCTCGTCGTCAACGACATCATGGCCTTGACGGTCAGAACCTACTTCCCGATGGCGCCCGATTACATGGTGATCAACGCCTGGGCACTGGCGCCGAACGACGAAACGGCGTGGGCGCGCAAGTACCGGCTCAATAACTTCCTCGAATTCCTCGGCCCCGGCGGATTTGCGACCCCCGACGATGCCGAAGCGCTCGAGCACTGCCAGCGCGGCTTCAAGAATTCAAAGGAAGCGATGTGGAACGACATCTCCAAAGGAATGGGCAAGGACAAGCCCTCGCACAATGACGAGCTCCAGATGCGCGCATTCTGGACCCAGTGGAACAGGCAGATGTTCCCGACGCCCATCCCCAGCATCAAAGACGTTGCAGCCTGAGGAGGCCGACATGCATTCCGTAAGCCGTTCCGACGTTGAGGACTTTTTGTTCGCCGAAGCCGATCTGCTCGATCAGTGGCGGTTGCCAGAATGGTTGACCCTGTTCACCGACGACGCCAAATACGAGGTGCCCTGCACCGACCTGCCGCCCGACGCGTCGCCGGACACCAACCTGTTCTATATCGCCGATGACCGGATCCGACTCGGCGAACGGGTCAAGCGGCTGATGAAGCGCACCGCGCATGCCGAATTTCCCCACTCGAAAACCAGTCGCATGGTCGGCAACGTCCGCATCCGCTCGCGGACCGACGATGAGATGGAAGTGAGCTGCGTGTTCCAGACGCTACGCACCAAGGACGGCACCACCGACCTTTACTTCGGAACAAGCAACTACCGTCTGACGACCAACGGCGACGGCCTTCGCATCCGGGAAAAGCGATGCGTTCTCGGCAGCGAGGGCCTGCGTCCTTCCGGCCGCATCAGCATCGTGCTCTGAATGAAGACGGACCAGATGGACTCCCGCTTCGCCGACCAGGTCATCGTCGTCACCGGCGCCGCGAGCGGCATCGGCGCCGTCATTGCGCAGCATTTTGCCGACGCGGGCGCGCGGCTGGCGCTGTCGGACGTCAACGAAAAACAGCTCAAGTCCGTTGCCGAGAGCATTGCCGCGGGTGGACGCCAGATGCCGGTGGTGGTGGCTGGCGACCTTTCGCAGGAGGATGTCGCGGGCGGCCTCATCAGGTCCACCGTCGCGGCGCATGGAACGGTTGATGTGCTCGTCAACAATGCCGGTGGCGGCATCATCAAGCCGTTCCTCGATCATACCCCCGATACCCTGCGCACGACGATCGACCGAAATTTGTGGACGACGCTGTGGTGCACGTGGCACGCCGTTCCGATCATGAAAGCCAAGGGATATGGCCGGGTGGTGAATATCGGCGCCGATTCGGTTCGCAACGGCCTGTGGGATCACGCGGCCTATAACGCCGCCAAGGGTGGCGTCCACGCCATGGCCACGGGCCTTGCCCGCGAATTCGCCAAGGACGGTATCACCTTCAATGTCGTGGCACCCTGCATCGTGAATACGCCGCAGGTCCAGAAGGCCACCATCATGTCGCCGCAGGCCTTGCAAAGATTCGTCGACGTCGTGCCGATGGGACGGGCCGGCGAGATGGACGAGATCGCGTCGATGGTGTGCTATCTGGCATCCAAAGAGGCGTCCTTCGTCACCGGGCAAGTCATCAGTGTCAACGGCGGCAGCACGATGTTATGACCGATACCATGACCAGCAACGTTCGCATCGGCGCGATCGCCGATTTTCCCGACGGCGAGATCCGGCCCGCTTCCTTGCCTGACGGGACGACGCTCGCCGTCTACAACGTGGATGGAGCGATCTATGCTACCGCGGACCTCTGTACGCACGGCGAAGCATCGTTGTCGGAGGAAGGCATCCTGACCGGAAAGATCGTCGAATGCCCCTGGCATTTCGGCACCTTTGACGTGACAAGCGGAAAGCCCACGGGCATGCCCTGCACAGTCCCGCTCAAGACTTTTCCGGTCAAAATCATCGAAGAAAATGTCTATGTCGAATACTAAAGATCCAAAGCTGACTGGCCGGCACAACCCCGGAATATTGCAGGCCCCTGCCCCGCGCCAAAAACTGCGATCGCGCAGGGACAGCTCTGCCGAGCCCAAATTTGCGCCGCGCCGGACCCAGGCGGAACGTAGCGAAACCACGCGCAAACGACTGCTGGACGCTGCGGTGAAGCTCATTCGTCTGAAAGGTTTTGGCGGTTTGCGGACCATCGAGGTCGCCAGTGTCGCCGGCGTTTCCCGCGGCGCCCTGATGCATCATTTTCCGAGTAAGCATGCGCTTGTCGTGGCGGTGCTGACCTACGTCAACGAGATGGATTTCGCGCAGAGTACCCGTCGGGCGCAATTGGCCCGAAGCAGCAAGGACCCGATCGAGGAAATTATCCAGGACGCGAAGAATTTTTTCTTCGGCGACCACTTTTTCATTGGTCTCGCCATAGCGATGAGCGACGAGAGTACGCGTCGGCTCAGGCGCGAAACCCACCAGTTTTCGCGACAAACGCGGTTCTCAATCGAGGCCGCCTGGCTCGACACATTGATATCGTCAGGGATTCCCAAGCAGCTGGCCAGCGACGTTCTGGCGCTGACGCTGAGCGCCGTTCGCGGTTTTTCGGTGCGCCGCTTGATCGAAGATGATCCTGAGCAATTTTCGCGTCTGATGAACGTTTGGCGCGACATCATTCGCCAGCACCTGGCAGCCTCCATCCCGGGCAAGTCCCGAAGGCAGGATCGAAAGTCATGAGCGCTGAAAAGACATCGCCCCGAATTCCGGCGATCCAGCTTTGTTACGTCCGGCTTGCCGTTTCGCAGCCGCAGGCCGCCGCCACGTTTGCGACCGAAATACTCGGCCTGGAGCATGTTCCCAACAAGCTGGAGCCGTTTCTGTATCGCTCCGATTCGCGCTTTCACACGCTCTGTCTGTCGACCGCGGCCGCGAAATCGAGCATCGGCATCGAAATCAACGACGAGGCCGACCTCGACCGTGCCGCGGAGGCGCTCGCGAGCGCTGGATTGCCTGCACGCGAAGCGACCGTGGACGAATGTGCCCAGCGTTTCGTTCGCCGGGCGCTCATCGTCGCGGACGCTACCGGCAACGAAATCGACCTGGTATTGCGGCCGGCTCAAAGCGGACGCCGCTATTTCCCCAGCCGCGACGCCGGCGTCACCGGATTGCAAAGTGTCGGGCTGCGCAGCCGTGCGATCAAGGACGACCTCAAGCTATGGACTATCCTGGGTGCCCGGGTGACCGACCGGGCCGGCGAAGTCACGTATCTTGGCATCGACCAGAAACATCATCGCGTGGTGCTCTACCCTTCCGATAGAGCAGGCCTGGTTTATGTCTCATACGGCGTCGAAAGCATGGACGCCGTGATGCAGAGCAACTATTTCGTCCAGGAGCGGCAGATCAAGATCGTGCAGGGCCCGGGACGCGAACCGGCATCGGGGCAGATCTTCCTGCGATTTGCCGGGCCCGAAGGTTACGTTTTTTCCTACGGCTATGGCCTCCGGGACATCGAACCTTCGCATCGCCCCCGACAATTCACCGCGGAGGCTTCCTCGCTCTGCGAATGGGGGAGCGAATGCACCGACATCGCCGAATTGCAGCCCGCGCGGGCCGGATGAACCACCCTCTGCACAGGAGTGCCCAATGATCGAACTCAGGGATCTTTCATATGTCAGGATGGGTACATCCAACCTCGAGGAGGCCGAGAGTTTCGCGACCAAATGCCTGGGCCTGCAGATCGGCGAGCAGTCGGGCAAGG
This portion of the Bradyrhizobium sp. AZCC 2262 genome encodes:
- a CDS encoding NAD(P)/FAD-dependent oxidoreductase produces the protein MNLSKTRVVIVGAGQAGGRAAEALRAAGHSGPITLVGEEAHLPYERPQLSKAILLDGEPNPAFIRSSGDWAGLGVTLSTSSRVVAADIDRREIGLKDGRTFAFDQLLLATGTRPRRMAELEGTALPVSYLRCMDDALALRSALQPGRKVVLVGGGVIGFEVASAAVARGCDVVVLEKAEAVLPQIGSPSLSRYAQALHAAKGVKIMCGITIKRAAATGIELDDGTVVPADMALVGIGVEASVDLAQQLGLETRHGIKVSTSGATAIDGVHAAGDVAEQWSRCHDRWMRLENWANAQNQAIATAKNIAGEATIYDAPPWFWSDQYGANIQIVGHPGGGDEIVRGDVANGRFTTLSIRDGEVVGGIAVNSARDMSVLRRLVASRRTVRRTHLENPQFELKRSLAS
- a CDS encoding aromatic ring-hydroxylating oxygenase subunit alpha, whose product is MNADNAQPALLVDPAQRVFKVARRNFVDHEIFEAEKERIFDRCWLYLGHSSELPKPGDFISRSVAGRSILFTRDAKGQLRALLNTCPHRGAQVCRERKGNAKSFQCFYHGWVFGADGKLRSQPGEESYPDGFKARDTSNMQAVPRYESYRDFNFVSFDPNIVSLEQYLGNAKEYLDVICDQTDAGMSIVAGSQEYSIRANWKLLTENSIDGYHAMTTHASYFDILMNTTDNMSAGTGGGFGYDLGGGHAVLEYGAPWGRPVAQWIPGWGEAGKTEIARQYDKLVGLYGKDRADRIALKNRNLFIFPNLVVNDIMALTVRTYFPMAPDYMVINAWALAPNDETAWARKYRLNNFLEFLGPGGFATPDDAEALEHCQRGFKNSKEAMWNDISKGMGKDKPSHNDELQMRAFWTQWNRQMFPTPIPSIKDVAA
- a CDS encoding aromatic-ring-hydroxylating dioxygenase subunit beta, producing MFAEADLLDQWRLPEWLTLFTDDAKYEVPCTDLPPDASPDTNLFYIADDRIRLGERVKRLMKRTAHAEFPHSKTSRMVGNVRIRSRTDDEMEVSCVFQTLRTKDGTTDLYFGTSNYRLTTNGDGLRIREKRCVLGSEGLRPSGRISIVL
- a CDS encoding SDR family NAD(P)-dependent oxidoreductase encodes the protein MKTDQMDSRFADQVIVVTGAASGIGAVIAQHFADAGARLALSDVNEKQLKSVAESIAAGGRQMPVVVAGDLSQEDVAGGLIRSTVAAHGTVDVLVNNAGGGIIKPFLDHTPDTLRTTIDRNLWTTLWCTWHAVPIMKAKGYGRVVNIGADSVRNGLWDHAAYNAAKGGVHAMATGLAREFAKDGITFNVVAPCIVNTPQVQKATIMSPQALQRFVDVVPMGRAGEMDEIASMVCYLASKEASFVTGQVISVNGGSTML
- a CDS encoding non-heme iron oxygenase ferredoxin subunit, translated to MTDTMTSNVRIGAIADFPDGEIRPASLPDGTTLAVYNVDGAIYATADLCTHGEASLSEEGILTGKIVECPWHFGTFDVTSGKPTGMPCTVPLKTFPVKIIEENVYVEY
- a CDS encoding TetR/AcrR family transcriptional regulator, producing the protein MSNTKDPKLTGRHNPGILQAPAPRQKLRSRRDSSAEPKFAPRRTQAERSETTRKRLLDAAVKLIRLKGFGGLRTIEVASVAGVSRGALMHHFPSKHALVVAVLTYVNEMDFAQSTRRAQLARSSKDPIEEIIQDAKNFFFGDHFFIGLAIAMSDESTRRLRRETHQFSRQTRFSIEAAWLDTLISSGIPKQLASDVLALTLSAVRGFSVRRLIEDDPEQFSRLMNVWRDIIRQHLAASIPGKSRRQDRKS
- a CDS encoding oxidoreductase, with product MSAEKTSPRIPAIQLCYVRLAVSQPQAAATFATEILGLEHVPNKLEPFLYRSDSRFHTLCLSTAAAKSSIGIEINDEADLDRAAEALASAGLPAREATVDECAQRFVRRALIVADATGNEIDLVLRPAQSGRRYFPSRDAGVTGLQSVGLRSRAIKDDLKLWTILGARVTDRAGEVTYLGIDQKHHRVVLYPSDRAGLVYVSYGVESMDAVMQSNYFVQERQIKIVQGPGREPASGQIFLRFAGPEGYVFSYGYGLRDIEPSHRPRQFTAEASSLCEWGSECTDIAELQPARAG